CTCAGCCGCCTCGTTTGCATAATATTTACCGACAAAATCCTCTACTACCTTTGCCGAAACCGTGGCTGTCTTGTCTAAATAGCAGAAATCGCCGACCTTGTCGTTTATAAATCCAATATTAGAGCACATCCTGTAAGTGGGCTTTGGGCTTGCACAGGACATAAGGACAGATGAGATTAGAGCTATAAGGATTCCCCTGAGCATGACACATAATAAAACAGGAGACAGTCTAATTTCAACATACCCACTAAGTCATTTCTATTTTGGCTTGACACCTGAGCTAAATTATGTTTGACTTGCCCCAATATTTTCGTTTAATCTAAGCTTTAAGGGAGGTGTATTAAATGCCGTCAACACTAAAAGATGCAATTAGCTCCATTAAGTCGTTATCTAAGCCCTCAAAGCCTGCTAAGAAAATTTCTGATGAGCTTATGGGAAAATACAAGGGGATAATTCCAGTCGGCAAGACCGCCTCCTAACGATGTTATCCCTTCCTTCCGTTGAGGTAGGAAGGACTTCTTTGCCCCTTATCTTAATCAGGCATATTTTTCTGTCACCTTTGTGGATCTTCTTGATATGCTTGACTGCTTTTTCAGAATATCTTATCTTCACTGCACATCCTTTATTTCTTTCTTTTTAAGAATATAAAAAAGGCCGGAGAATGTTCTTATAAGTGGCTTTTGTCCCCTCCTTCCTTCAAGCAGAAACTCCCATTGCCTTATTCTAATCACCCCCTCCTTCCCTGTCAAGGAGAATAAAAGAGGATAAAAGAGCAACAGAGTAGGAGTAACTGAGATTCTGAAATGAATTCAGAATGACAGGCTGAGATTGCTTCGGCAAGCCTCGCAATGACAAGAAGTGTATGGTCAATTATGGTAGGACAGGCGTCTCGCCTGTCCTGCTGGTCTTATCAATAAGAGTAAATGACAAAAAAGGAGATGGATTCCTGACAAGCAGGAATGACGAATGTGGAAATGGAAACAGTGAAACATTTCAGGTGAAACATTTCAAGTGAAATATTTCATATTGACTGCTTCATCCCCTTTTGATTTATGCTATGACAGGGCAACATATGAGCAAAAAGATTTCAGATGAAAAAGGCGGCAATTTGAACAAAATGAAAAAGATTGAACGCTGTAACGATAAAAATGAAAATAATTCAGGCACTTAGGGAATTCAACTTGAACCTATAAAAAAAGGAGATGGCAACGATTTTTGCTTGCCATGTTAAAATATTTAGATGTCCAAAGATGAGCTTATAATTGAAGGTGCAAGGCAGAATAACCTCAAGAACATCTCATTAAGGCTTCCGCATAATAGGGTGATTGCAGTGACAGGGGTCTCTGGCTCAGGAAAATCCTCCCTTGCCTTTGACACAATCTTTGCAGAAGGACAATGGAGGTTCATAGAGTCCCTTTCCACATATGCAAGGCTTTTTCTTGAAAAGCTCGATAGGCCCCTCGTTGATACGATAGAAAACATCAGGCCTGCTATTGCTCTCGAGCAGAGAAACCCTGTCAGGGGCTCCCGCTCCACTGTTGGCACACTCACAGAGATATACGATTTCTTCAGGCTCTTATATTCAAAGGTCTCAACCCCATTTTGCCCTAAGTGTGGAAATGTGATAAGGAAATGGACCCCATCCTCTATAGTCTCCGAGCTTATGGACAAGCACTCAGGGAAAAAAGCAGTCATTGCCTTCGAAAGCCAAGAGCCTGTAGATGAATTAAAGAAAAAAGGATTTTATAGGTTATTCGTCAACAACCAGACAATAGAGCTCGATGAGATTAAAGGGAAACCCCAAAAGTTAGATATAGTGGTTGACAGGGTTGAGCTCAAAGATGAGCCCCGCATTTCAGACTCGATAGAGACTGCATGGAGATACGGGGGAGAGAAACTAAAGGTCATAATAATAGATGGCACATCCCTTACATTCTCCTCGAGAAATGCATGCGATAAATGCGATATAGAGCTCGATGAGCCAACACCCCTTCTTTTTTCCTTTAATCATCCAGTTGGTGCATGTCCTGAGTGCAAGGGGTTTGGGAATGTCTTAAGATATGCAGAAGACCTCATAGTGCCTGATATGTATATCAGTCTTTCCGAAGGTGCGGTTGAGCCATGGGAAAAACCCTCCTACAGGTGGTGGAAAAAACAGATGATCGAGAGGGCAAAAAAAGACAAGGTGGACATTCACAAGCCCTATAGAGAGCTTTTGCCACATGAAAAACAATGGCTCTTTAAGGGCATAAACGATTTCTTCGAGGAGCTTGAGCACAAAAGATATAAGCTTCATGTAAGGGTATTTCTTTCCCGATACAGACGGGCAATGACCTGTGGAGACTGTAAAGGCAAACGACTTAAGCCCGATGCCCTTTGCTATAAGATTAATAGCCACTCAAAGAAACAAAAAAGAGATATAGCAGAACTTACCGACCTTCCTATTTCGGATCTCCTTGGGTTTTTTGGGGACATTGACCTCACGCCTTTTCAGAGGGATATGGCAAAGGAGATTCTAAGGCAGATTGACTTCAAGCTTAGGTATTTAGACAGGGTTGGACTTGGGTATTTGAGCCTATCGAGGCAGGGTAGAACCCTTTCAGGAGGCGAATACCAGAGGGTGAATCTCTCAAACCAGCTCGCATCCCATCTTACAGGCACACTCTATGTGCTCGATGAGCCAACAATAGGGCTTCATAAAAGGGACACGGAGATGGTATCCG
This window of the Nitrospirota bacterium genome carries:
- a CDS encoding excinuclease ABC subunit UvrA, with product MSKDELIIEGARQNNLKNISLRLPHNRVIAVTGVSGSGKSSLAFDTIFAEGQWRFIESLSTYARLFLEKLDRPLVDTIENIRPAIALEQRNPVRGSRSTVGTLTEIYDFFRLLYSKVSTPFCPKCGNVIRKWTPSSIVSELMDKHSGKKAVIAFESQEPVDELKKKGFYRLFVNNQTIELDEIKGKPQKLDIVVDRVELKDEPRISDSIETAWRYGGEKLKVIIIDGTSLTFSSRNACDKCDIELDEPTPLLFSFNHPVGACPECKGFGNVLRYAEDLIVPDMYISLSEGAVEPWEKPSYRWWKKQMIERAKKDKVDIHKPYRELLPHEKQWLFKGINDFFEELEHKRYKLHVRVFLSRYRRAMTCGDCKGKRLKPDALCYKINSHSKKQKRDIAELTDLPISDLLGFFGDIDLTPFQRDMAKEILRQIDFKLRYLDRVGLGYLSLSRQGRTLSGGEYQRVNLSNQLASHLTGTLYVLDEPTIGLHKRDTEMVSGIMAELAGVGNTIIVVEHDRTIIEASDWLVELGPGGGHLGGEVVFSGEKEDFLKADTLTSRYIRGIEKTSLPLSRRTGTKSIELTGAHGNNLKAVNLNIPLKTFVAVTGVSGSGKSSLIVETLYRALSKHLRAVEEPPLPYEALKIQGNLSGIKLIDQSAIGKTPRSNPITYLKVFSHIRKLFSEEPESKAHEYTAGFFSFNIPGGRCETCKGEGFQRLEMYFFEDLYIKCEDCGGKRYGEKALGVRFRGKNINEVLNMTVSEASTVFSDIPKIRQTFSLMEEIGLGYLRLGQSATTLSGGEAQRLRICAELGYKGLRDFLYILDEPTVGLHAKDVQSLIGVLQRLVDAGNTVIVIEHNLDLISASDWVIDLGPEAGDLGGKIIAEGTPEDIANVEGSYTGKYLGEYVLR